In Dromiciops gliroides isolate mDroGli1 chromosome 4, mDroGli1.pri, whole genome shotgun sequence, one DNA window encodes the following:
- the TMEM125 gene encoding transmembrane protein 125, with product MAQLEAAPGLQQHGVPMPVSVEGAPNVLEEHVELWWSQEPRRAALCFSVAVGLVAGCGAGGVALLYSTSSRSGEWRLATGTVLCLLALLVLVKQLLGSAVQDMNCIRQPRHVALLRSGGGADSLMVLVSGLVLLVSGLVLIGLATSSTSTPGPSPSPARPLTTMLTAGIVLGAMGALLLLGVLLYQVGMGGRCLLPTSATASGRGRRLRGSSIFSISGRLPTTPSIANLL from the coding sequence ATGGCCCAGTTGGAAGCAGCCCCTGGCCTGCAGCAGCATGGGGTGCCTATGCCCGTGAGCGTGGAGGGGGCCCCCAATGTCCTGGAGGAGCACGTGGAACTGTGGTGGTCCCAGGAGCCCCGGCGTGCGGCCCTCTGCTTCTCCGTGGCTGTGGGGCTGGTGGCAGGCTGCGGGGCTGGCGGGGTGGCCCTGCTCTACTCCACCAGCAGCCGCTCAGGAGAGTGGCGCCTCGCCACGGGCACCGTCCTCTGCCTGTTGGCCCTGCTGGTGCTGGTGAAGCAGCTGCTGGGCTCTGCCGTGCAGGACATGAACTGCATCCGGCAGCCCCGGCACGTGGCCCTGCTGCGCAGTGGGGGAGGAGCGGACAGTCTCATGGTCCTGGTCAGCGGCCTGGTGCTGCTGGTCAGTGGCCTAGTGCTCATTGGCCTGGCTACTTCCTCCACTTCTACCCctggccccagccccagcccagccAGGCCCCTGACCACTATGCTAACTGCAGGCATTGTCCTGGGCGCCATGGGGGCCCTCCTGCTGTTAGGAGTGCTGCTGTATCAGGTGGGAATGGGAGGCCGCTGCCTCCTGCCCACCTCGGCTACCGCCTCTGGTCGAGGCCGGAGGCTAAGGGGCAGCAGCATCTTCAGCATCTCTGGACGGCTGCCAACCACACCCAGCATCGCCAACCTCCTCTGA